TTCTCCTGCCCGCCTAAAACTAAATACACTTCAGCAGTATCCTTAATATTTTTGTAGCTTTCATTACACTTTTCTAAAAGTGTATCTAAAGGTTCACCTATAACAGATGTCGTAAAAGTAACCTTCTCTTTATAACCATTTTTTGTATACCTTCTACTACCAAAACTACGTGTCCATACAAATATTAACAATACAGCCCTCACTATACCTACAACTGCCCCAACTAATATATTCAATACTGTTCATGGTCATCTAATACTGTACAAGACTGCCCAAGCTTAGATGGCTGGGATATTTATAGTCCGCTCTTTACAAAGAGTGCCGTTCCCACAATCTATTTATACAAAGTTACAACAAAATTTTAATTATAATTTTAAATTCTTTGTTTAAATTGCCTTCTCCCAAACTTCAAAAATAATCTCAAAAATTTTTAATTTTTTGTATAGTTTTTTTGACTTTTTTTTTTCTTCTTTTTCGTGTATAATATGTGTAAGAACTTTAATATCTTTGTATATACATACAGAAAAAAGTAAGGAGGGGTAAAAATATGTCAGAATGTCCCAATTTAAAAACATGTCCTTTCTTTAATGACAAAATGAGTAACATGCCTGCGATAGCTAACATTTACAAGAGACGCTACTGTTTAGGAGAAGGAGTAGGTAATGAAGGCTGTGCAAGATGGATAGTCTATTCAAAGTTAGGCAAAGAATATATACCAGCCGATCTTTTCCCTAATCAAATAGAAAGAGCTGAACAAATTTTAAAATCATCAGGTGGAGAGATAAATAGGACAAGTTAAGTTTGTACAGTTAAGCTTTATATTACTGTGTAAAATTTATAGTATAATTTTCTTAATGAAATAAATTGGCTGGATATACTGAGGTTAAATATAGAAATGCCGGAAATATCCCTCTTTTATGATATAAGAATTACAATGTATTATGATGATTATAACCCCCCTCATTTTCACGCAACATATGCTGGATTTGAAGCAGAAATCGATATTTTAAATGCAAGGGTTATAAGAGGATTTCTGCCAAAAAGACAGCTAAAACTTGTACTGGCCTGGGCAGAAATTCACAAAGATGAGCTTATGCAAAACTGGGAACTTGCAGAAGACCACAAGCCACTGATGAGAATTAATCCATTGATGTAAGGCAACAGCTTACGAGGTGATTGGAGCATGATGGAATATTACCCTGAGGTTGTTCAGGTTATACCGACAGAAGATTATAAAGTTTACGTTTACTTTGATGATGGCAGCATAAAACTTTTTGATGCATCAAGCCTTCTTGAAAAGGGCGAATTTCAAAGACTTAAAGACAAAAAGTTTTTCATGGAAAGATGCACAGTGTTAAAT
The Caldicellulosiruptor morganii DNA segment above includes these coding regions:
- a CDS encoding DUF4160 domain-containing protein, translated to MPEISLFYDIRITMYYDDYNPPHFHATYAGFEAEIDILNARVIRGFLPKRQLKLVLAWAEIHKDELMQNWELAEDHKPLMRINPLM
- a CDS encoding DUF2442 domain-containing protein, encoding MEYYPEVVQVIPTEDYKVYVYFDDGSIKLFDASSLLEKGEFQRLKDKKFFMERCTVLNGTLAWDVSGNYDETTCLDLDPLVLYQTCPEVEEPTWLFEKIENEFNQKNNKEGAF